A section of the Chryseobacterium scophthalmum genome encodes:
- a CDS encoding LUD domain-containing protein — MSLFKRIVSRLTNQPEDDEKQSLEKLGDSLKNADLDYKFAQLFTHSGGFFNYCADEAEALQTLNQILKIEGINSVFCCDKDLQGFLNVIKINNTPELESRNDAAFISCEYLIAYDGRIMLSHNNILHYHSSRLPGKIIIMANVSQIVNNLNDAMGKIKRTGNIKNLTSISGNHSKLDAAANNNTKLFLLLLED, encoded by the coding sequence TTGAGTTTATTTAAAAGAATTGTAAGCAGACTTACCAACCAGCCAGAAGATGATGAGAAGCAGAGCCTGGAAAAGCTTGGAGATTCGCTGAAAAATGCAGATCTCGACTATAAGTTTGCGCAATTATTTACGCATTCTGGTGGCTTTTTCAACTATTGCGCAGATGAGGCAGAAGCATTGCAGACTTTGAACCAGATTTTAAAAATCGAGGGGATTAACTCTGTTTTTTGCTGTGATAAAGATCTTCAGGGATTTTTGAACGTAATTAAAATAAATAATACGCCCGAGCTGGAATCGCGTAACGATGCCGCTTTTATATCATGCGAATACCTTATTGCGTACGACGGCAGAATCATGCTTTCGCACAATAACATTCTGCATTATCATTCTTCAAGACTGCCCGGTAAAATAATTATTATGGCAAATGTTTCTCAGATTGTCAATAATCTGAATGACGCGATGGGCAAGATCAAACGTACCGGAAACATCAAAAACCTTACTTCAATCAGCGGAAACCACTCTAAGCTGGATGCTGCTGCAAACAATAATACGAAGCTATTTTTACTTTTACTGGAAGATTAG
- the ftsH gene encoding ATP-dependent zinc metalloprotease FtsH, with product MNNKGFNWFFPVMIIALVLFFIATSMGDNSAKSIDEDSFFKEMQAGKIQKVLIDKQKQNAEVYLTQAAKTETVKTQDKSSNPFSSLGMTPKADYTLKYGDLQLFLSKFETLKAENPALKTTKDYAEGESPLMSILIQALIWIAILGLFYFILFRKMGGGGGPGGQIFSIGKSKAKLFDEKEKIQVTFKDVAGLEGAKEEVQEVVDFLKNSEKYTKLGGKIPKGVLLVGPPGTGKTLLAKAVAGEAKVPFFSLSGSDFVEMFVGVGASRVRDLFAQARAKSPAIIFIDEIDAIGRARGKNNFSGGNDERENTLNQLLTEMDGFGTDVNVIVMAATNRADILDKALMRAGRFDRSVYVDLPELHERREIFDVHLKKIKLDDTVDRDFLAKQTPGFSGADIANVCNEAALIAARNSHESVNKQDFLDAVDRIIGGLEKKNMAIKPSEKRRVAFHEAGHATISWLVEHASPLLKVTIVPRGRSLGAAWYLPEERQLTTTEQMLDEMCATLGGRAAEQVIFDNISTGALSDLETVTKRAQAMVTIYGLSPNIGNISYYDSSGQSEYSFGKPYSEATASKIDTEIKGIIENQYERAVRILTENKDKLNALANKLLEKEVIFREDLEEIFGQRAWDPELTEKPVTNTIPILEKEEEQPSEELKDSEIQAPESSSQI from the coding sequence ATGAATAATAAAGGATTTAACTGGTTTTTCCCTGTAATGATTATAGCACTTGTGCTATTTTTTATCGCCACTTCTATGGGTGACAACAGTGCAAAATCGATCGATGAAGATTCGTTCTTCAAAGAGATGCAGGCTGGGAAAATTCAGAAAGTGTTGATAGACAAGCAAAAACAAAATGCTGAAGTTTATTTAACGCAAGCTGCTAAAACGGAAACGGTAAAAACTCAGGATAAAAGTTCTAACCCATTCTCATCATTGGGAATGACTCCAAAAGCAGATTATACACTTAAGTATGGTGATTTACAGTTGTTTTTATCAAAGTTTGAAACTTTGAAAGCTGAAAATCCAGCATTAAAGACAACAAAAGATTATGCAGAAGGCGAAAGCCCTTTAATGAGTATTCTTATTCAGGCATTGATCTGGATTGCAATTTTAGGTCTTTTCTATTTTATTCTTTTCAGAAAGATGGGCGGCGGTGGCGGTCCTGGTGGACAAATTTTCTCAATAGGAAAATCTAAAGCTAAACTTTTCGACGAAAAAGAAAAAATTCAGGTAACATTCAAAGATGTTGCAGGTTTAGAAGGTGCTAAAGAAGAAGTACAGGAAGTTGTAGATTTCTTGAAAAATTCTGAAAAATACACGAAATTAGGAGGTAAAATTCCTAAAGGAGTACTTTTGGTAGGACCTCCAGGAACAGGTAAAACTTTATTGGCAAAAGCCGTTGCAGGTGAAGCTAAAGTTCCTTTTTTCTCATTATCAGGTTCAGATTTTGTTGAAATGTTTGTTGGAGTGGGAGCTTCTAGAGTAAGAGATTTATTTGCACAGGCAAGAGCAAAATCTCCTGCAATTATCTTTATCGATGAGATTGATGCTATTGGTAGAGCTAGAGGTAAAAATAATTTCTCTGGCGGAAACGACGAAAGAGAAAATACACTTAACCAGCTTCTGACAGAAATGGATGGTTTTGGTACCGATGTTAATGTAATTGTAATGGCTGCAACCAACAGAGCAGATATTTTAGATAAAGCATTAATGAGAGCAGGTCGTTTTGACCGTTCAGTTTATGTTGATCTTCCTGAATTACATGAAAGAAGAGAGATTTTTGATGTTCATTTAAAGAAAATCAAACTTGACGATACGGTAGATAGAGATTTCTTGGCAAAACAAACTCCTGGTTTCAGTGGAGCAGATATTGCAAATGTTTGTAATGAAGCTGCACTTATTGCAGCGAGAAATAGTCACGAATCTGTTAATAAGCAAGATTTCCTAGATGCTGTAGACAGAATCATTGGTGGTCTTGAGAAGAAAAATATGGCGATTAAGCCATCTGAGAAGAGAAGAGTGGCCTTCCATGAAGCAGGTCATGCAACAATTTCTTGGTTGGTAGAGCACGCTTCACCGCTTCTTAAAGTAACCATTGTTCCGAGAGGAAGATCTTTAGGAGCAGCTTGGTATCTTCCGGAAGAAAGACAGCTGACTACTACTGAACAGATGTTGGATGAGATGTGTGCTACTTTAGGAGGTAGAGCAGCAGAGCAGGTAATCTTTGATAATATTTCTACAGGTGCCCTTTCTGATCTTGAGACCGTTACGAAAAGAGCTCAGGCGATGGTAACAATCTACGGTCTAAGCCCGAATATTGGAAATATTTCTTATTACGACAGCTCAGGTCAGTCTGAATATAGTTTTGGAAAACCTTATTCTGAGGCAACAGCCTCTAAGATTGATACAGAAATTAAAGGTATTATTGAAAACCAATATGAGAGAGCGGTAAGAATTCTTACTGAGAATAAAGATAAGCTGAATGCTTTAGCAAATAAATTGTTAGAGAAAGAGGTTATCTTCCGTGAAGATTTGGAAGAGATTTTCGGTCAAAGAGCTTGGGATCCTGAGTTGACTGAAAAACCGGTGACCAATACAATTCCTATTCTTGAAAAAGAAGAAGAGCAACCGAGCGAAGAACTGAAGGATAGTGAAATTCAGGCTCCTGAAAGTTCAAGTCAAATCTAA
- the rsfS gene encoding ribosome silencing factor — translation MNKTAEKQALIDKIVEAIQDVKGEDIMIFDLTKIENSVAETFIICSGNSNTQVSALAGSVEKKVRNDLQDRPWHVEGTENSMWVLVDYVSVVVHIFQKETREYYDIEELWGDAKITRIESEV, via the coding sequence ATGAATAAAACAGCAGAAAAGCAAGCGCTAATAGATAAAATTGTAGAGGCAATTCAAGACGTAAAAGGTGAAGATATTATGATTTTTGACCTTACTAAAATCGAAAATTCAGTTGCAGAAACGTTTATAATTTGTAGCGGAAACTCAAATACACAAGTTTCGGCATTAGCAGGAAGTGTAGAAAAAAAGGTGAGAAACGATCTTCAAGACAGACCTTGGCATGTAGAAGGTACAGAAAACTCAATGTGGGTATTGGTAGATTACGTTTCAGTGGTGGTGCATATTTTCCAGAAAGAAACTCGTGAATATTACGATATTGAAGAACTTTGGGGAGATGCAAAAATCACAAGGATAGAAAGTGAAGTATAA
- a CDS encoding biotin--[acetyl-CoA-carboxylase] ligase, with translation MSELFYRNACSSTNDEINDVLLYPQSNFVGLYTFNQIKGRGQYGNSWASVAEQNLAYTLAVKTSCTIHSDFLFNYYTAIAVQNYLANLTEKIVKIKWPNDIIVKNKKVVGILIEKKKINQENYFVIGIGINILQEKFDEISNAGSLLTQTGKRFNLKQFTEDLHSFLIEKLPHIPDDAEILAQFNSNLFRKDEISVFELDNVRQNGIIKNADENGNIWIELEQSGLQSFYHKEIKLLY, from the coding sequence ATGAGTGAGCTATTTTACCGCAATGCATGTTCTTCTACTAATGACGAAATAAATGACGTTTTACTTTATCCGCAATCAAATTTTGTTGGTCTTTATACATTTAATCAAATAAAAGGACGGGGACAATACGGAAACTCCTGGGCATCAGTAGCGGAACAGAATCTAGCTTATACATTGGCTGTAAAAACCTCATGCACTATTCACTCGGATTTCTTGTTCAATTATTATACCGCAATTGCTGTACAAAATTATCTTGCCAATCTGACTGAAAAGATAGTAAAAATAAAATGGCCAAATGATATTATCGTAAAAAATAAGAAAGTTGTCGGAATACTGATTGAAAAGAAGAAAATCAATCAGGAAAACTATTTTGTTATTGGAATAGGAATTAACATTTTACAAGAAAAATTTGACGAAATTTCTAATGCAGGATCACTTTTAACGCAAACAGGAAAAAGATTTAATTTAAAACAATTTACTGAAGATCTGCATTCATTTTTAATTGAAAAGCTGCCCCATATTCCTGATGACGCAGAAATCTTGGCTCAGTTTAATTCAAACCTATTCAGAAAAGATGAAATTTCAGTTTTTGAATTGGACAATGTAAGACAAAATGGCATCATTAAAAACGCTGACGAAAACGGCAATATCTGGATAGAACTTGAACAATCCGGATTACAGTCTTTCTACCACAAAGAAATTAAGTTACTTTATTGA